From Panicum hallii strain FIL2 chromosome 2, PHallii_v3.1, whole genome shotgun sequence, a single genomic window includes:
- the LOC112881335 gene encoding LOW QUALITY PROTEIN: dirigent protein 6-like (The sequence of the model RefSeq protein was modified relative to this genomic sequence to represent the inferred CDS: inserted 1 base in 1 codon) — protein sequence YDGANTANATAAFATQPTLLSRSASVNDTYFGEIVVFDDLVTAGPALSSVPVARAQGFYFYDKKEAXAFSLVFNSTACRGTLNLMGAYLMAEKTRDISVVGGTGDFFMARGVATLRTDSFEGLYYFRLQMDIKLYECYDV from the exons TACGACGGCGCCAACACGGCGAACGCGACGGCGGCGTTCGCGACGCAGCCGACCCTGCTGAGCCGGTCCGCGTCCGTCAACGACACCTACTTCGGCGAGATCGTGGTGTTCGACGACCTGGTGACGGCGGGGCCGGCGCTGTCGTCGGTgccggtggcgcgcgcgcaggGCTTCTACTTCTACGACAAGAAGGAGG TCGCCTTCTCGCTCGTCTTCAACTCGACGGCGTGCAGGGGCACCCTCAACCTCATGGGCGCCTACCTCATGGCGGAGAAGACGCGGGACATCTCCGTCGTCGGCGGCACCGGCGACTTCTTCATGGCGCGCGGCGTCGCCACGCTGCGGACCGACTCCTTTGAGGGCCTCTACTACTTCAGGCTCCAGATGGACATCAAGCTCTATGAGTGCTACGACGTCTAA
- the LOC112880140 gene encoding dirigent protein 5-like, whose translation MQGHTIKPSSKQLSSMVVVAAAIMLVLLAGVAHGGRRRLVSSSEDEPCKKMTVYYHDILYTGNNTANATSAAVTKPAAALSTSHWANGTFFGLLVVFDDLVTEEQALSSEPVARAQGFYFYDKKEEYNAWLAFSLVFNSTAYTGTLNLMGADLMYEKTRDISVVGGTGDFFMSRGIATLSLNAAEGTVYFRLKMDIKLYECYV comes from the coding sequence ATGCAGGGCCACACTATTAAGCCATCTTCCAAGCAGCTCAGCAGCATGGTCGTCGTTGCTGCGGCTATCATGCTGGTATTGCTCGCCGGAGTCGCCCACGGCGGCAGGAGGCGGCTCGTCTCCAGCAGCGAGGACGAGCCGTGCAAGAAGATGACGGTCTACTACCACGATATCCTCTACACCGGCAACAACACCGCCAACGCGACGTCGGCGGCGGTGAcgaagccggcggcggcgctgagcaCGTCGCACTGGGCGAACGGCACCTTCTTCGGCCTGCTCGTGGTGTTCGACGACCTGGTCACGGAGGAGCAGGCGCTGTCGTCGGAgccggtggcgcgcgcgcaggGCTTCTATTTCTACGACAAGAAGGAGGAGTACAACGCGTGGCTGGCCTTCTCCCTCGTCTTCAACTCCACGGCGTACACGGGCACCCTCAACCTCATGGGAGCCGACCTCATGTACGAGAAGACGAGGGACATCTCCGTCGTCGGCGGCACCGGCGACTTCTTCATGTCGCGCGGCATCGCCACGCTAAGCCTCAACGCCGCCGAGGGTACCGTCTACTTCCGCCTCAAGATGGACATCAAGCTATACGAGTGCTACGTCTGA
- the LOC112882399 gene encoding dirigent protein 5-like: MQGLIIIIKPSSSKLSSSLVVVVAAMMLLLGLAGVAHGGGRRRLVVSSNEDEPCRRMTVYYHDILYSGNNTANATSAAVTRPAAALSTSRWANGTYFGLLVVFDDLVTEEQALASEPVARAQGFYFYDRKEALNAWMAFSLVFDSAAYRGTLNLMGADLMAEETRDLSVVGGTGDFFMSRGVATLSTKAIEGAVYFRLKMDIKLYECYV, encoded by the coding sequence ATGCAAGGCCTCATTATTATTATTAAGCCATCGTCTTCCAAGCTCAGCAGCAGCTTGGTCGTCGTCGTTGCTGCTATGATGCTGCTGCTAGGGCTCGCCGGCGTCGcccacggcggcggcaggaggcgTCTCGTCGTCTCCAGCAACGAGGACGAGCCGTGCAGGAGGATGACGGTCTACTACCACGACATTCTCTACAGCGGCAACAACACGGCCAACGCGACGTCGGCGGCGGTgacgaggccggcggcggcgctgagcaCGTCGCGCTGGGCGAACGGAACCTACTTCGGCCTGCTGGTGGTGTTCGACGACCTGGTCACGGAGGAGCAGGCGCTGGCGTCGGAgccggtggcgcgcgcgcaggGCTTCTACTTCTACGACAGGAAGGAGGCGTTGAACGCGTGGATGGCCTTCTCCCTCGTGTTCGACTCCGCGGCGTACAGGGGCACCCTCAACCTCATGGGAGCCGACCTCATGGCCGAGGAGACGCGGGACCTCTCCGTCGTGGGCGGCACCGGGGACTTCTTCATGTCGCGGGGCGTCGCCACGCTGAGCACCAAGGCCATCGAGGGTGCCGTCTACTTCCGCCTCAAGATGGACATCAAGCTCTACGAGTGCTACGTCTGA
- the LOC112880138 gene encoding CBL-interacting protein kinase 21-like, translating to MRMGKYEMGRTLGEGHFGKVRLARHAETGRAFAIKILDRQRILAMKIDEQIKREIATLKLLKHPNVVRLYEVSASKTKIYMVLEYVNGGELFDKIALKGKLTEKEARKLFQQLMDAIGYCHERGVYHRDLKPENVLVDAKGNIKVSDFGLSALPQNQRKDGLLHTTCGSPNYIAPEVLMNKGYDGSMSDIWSCGCILYVMLTGNLPFDDQNVVVLYQKILKGNAHIPKWLSQGAQDILRKILDPNPITRIDLDGIREHDWFKQGYAPVVPFNDDEDISMSEGSLNMTEHNGIQDNIAINQINAFQLIGMSSCLDLSGFFEKEDASERKIRFASNHSPAYLFVKIESIVRRMGFQVHKSNGKLKVIQDCKGPANSRGLESLLVSAEVFEINESLYVVELKKSSGDCSLYRKLCETLSEDLGICKSQQLLKQDSIKQEIGRYNSSF from the exons atgcGGATGGGGAAGTACGAGATGGGGCGGACGCTGGGGGAGGGCCACTTCGGCAAGGTGAGGCTGGCGCGGCACGCCGAGACGGGCCGCGCTTTCGCCATCAAGATCCTCGACCGCCAGCGCATCCTCGCTATGAAGATCGACGAGCAG ATAAAGAGGGAGATCGCCACGCTGAAGCTGCTCAAGCACCCCAACGTCGTCCGGCTGTACGAG GTTTCAGCAAGTAAAACAAAAATATACATGGTCCTTGAGTATGTAAATGGAGGAGAACTATTTGACAAAATC GCATTAAAGGGTAAGCTGACAGAGAAGGAAGCGAGAAAACTATTCCAGCAGCTAATGGATGCCATAGGCTATTGCCACGAGAGGGGGGTTTATCATAGGGACCTCAAG CCAGAAAATGTCCTTGTTGATGCAAAAGGAAACATAAAGGTTTCTGATTTCGGACTAAGTGCACTTCCACAAAATCAAAGG AAAGATGGTTTGTTGCATACTACATGTGGCAGCCCTAACTACATAGCCCCTGAG GTCCTGATGAACAAAGGTTATGATGGCTCGATGTCTGACATATGGTCCTGTGGTTGTATTCTATACGTAATGCTCACAGGGAATCTTCCATTTGATGACCAAAATGTGGTTGTCCTTTACCAGAAG ATTCTGAAGGGGAATGCTCACATTCCAAAATGGCTCTCACAAGGTGCCCAAGATATACTGCGGAAAATTCTGGATCCTAACCCTATTACCCGCATAGACTTGGATGGAATAAGGGAACACGATTGGTTCAAGCAAGGTTATGCTCCTGTTGTGCCATTTAATGATGATGAAGATATCAGTATGTCTGAAGGCAGTCTAAATATGACTGAG CATAATGGCATTCAAGACAACATAGCAATCAACCAAATCAATGCTTTCCAGCTCATTGGGATGTCCTCCTGCCTTGATTTATCTGGATTTTTTGAGAAAGAG GATGCTTCGGAAAGGAAAATCAGATTTGCATCAAATCATTCCCCAGCTTATTTATTTGTGAAGATTGAGAGCATTGTCAGAAGAATGGGGTTCCAAGTACATAAGAGCAATGGCAAG CTAAAAGTGATCCAAGATTGCAAGGGACCAGCAAATTCCAGAGGGCTAGAATCATTATTAGTTTCTGCGGAG GTGTTTGAGATAAATGAATCTCTTTATGTTGTCGAGCTAAAGAAGTCATCTGGAGACTGCTCCCTGTACAGAAAG TTGTGTGAGACGCTTTCAGAGGACTTGGGTATATGCAAAAGCCAGCAACTTCTGAAGCAAGATTCTATCAAACAAGAAATAGGTAGATATAATAGTAGCTTCTAA